Proteins found in one Syngnathus acus chromosome 9, fSynAcu1.2, whole genome shotgun sequence genomic segment:
- the si:dkey-193c22.1 gene encoding LOW QUALITY PROTEIN: probable isoprenylcysteine alpha-carbonyl methylesterase ICMEL1 (The sequence of the model RefSeq protein was modified relative to this genomic sequence to represent the inferred CDS: deleted 2 bases in 2 codons; substituted 1 base at 1 genomic stop codon), translating to MNVLGMVQDIADCLIWAQENAPQFNFDKDNIVLIGHSAGAHLCAPTTLFPIDAREEELFIEASKQRDLASTIKGVVGLSEVYNIMEHDEHEQKRGVEYVSAVHKAMNGVENFTYLLAHALAGHLRPGKKCRPPAGYFDPRDTVVRAQASAKFSELLTSLSVKTSLYLLPAVDHTEIMMADLTVAERRFYHAIFSCIXHEYRKLVKVS from the exons ATGAACGTTTTAGGGATGGTACAAGATATCGCAGACTGCCTGATTTGGGCTCAAGAGAATGCACCACAATTCAACTTTGACAAA GACAATATCGTTTTAATCGGGCATTCGGCGGGTGCGCATTTGTGCGCGCCGACCACGCTTTTTCCT ATCGATGCGAGGGAAGAAGAGCTTTTCATTGAGGCCAGCAAGCAGCGGGACCTCGCGTCCACCATCAAAGGAGTCGTCG GTCTCAGTGAGGTGTATAACATCATGGAGCATGATGAGCACGAGCAGAAGCGAGGAGTGGAATATGTCTCGGCCGTGCACAAAGCCATGAACGGAGTGGAGAACTTCACGTATTTACTCGCCCACGCACTTGCTGGGCACCTTCGACCGGGAAAAA AGTGCCGGCCGCCGGCCGGTTACTTTGATCCACGGGACACGGTGGTTCGGGCGCAAGCTTCCGCCAAGTTCTCGGAGCTCCTCACCTCGCTGTCCGTGAAGACGTCGCTCTATTTGTTGCCCGCTGTGGACCACACGGAGATA ATGATGGCTGACCTCACGGTGGCCGAGCGACGCTTCTACCACGCCATCTTCAGCTGTATTTAACACGAGTACAGGAAACTTGTCAAAGTCAGCTGA